GCCAGCGCGGCGAGATAAGGCGCGAATTCGCGCAGCGTTACCGCATCTCCCGTCGCGATTAGAGGTACGCGTTCTGCCGGCGAGATCTTCATCGTGCTGCGCAGCGTGCGGCACGAGGTGACCAATTCCTTGAGCACCGCCATCTTTGCATTCGCCTCGGCGCTGATGCGTTCGGCGCCGTACTTCGGGAACGGCTGGGTGCTGATTGACGCGCCAGACTTGCCCGCCAGCGGTGCCACCTTTTGCCACAGCTCCTCGCTGATGAAAGGCATGATCGGGTGCGCCAGACGCAGTGTGGCTTCCAGCTCGCGTACCAGCACGCTGCGGGTGCCGCGTGCGGCGGCGGCATTGCCTGCCTTGTCGGCATCAGTGATTTGCACCTTGGCGCATTCCACATACCAGTCGCAGTATTCGTCCCACACGAACTCGTAGAGCGCCTTGGCGGCGAAATCAAAGCGGTAGCTGTCGAGGCCTTCGGCGATGTCGCGCTTGGCGATCTGCAGGCGGCCGAGCAGCCAGCGGTCGACGAACGACAGGCTCTGCTCGCCGCCGTCAATGCCGCAATCTTTGCCTTCCACATTCATCAGCACAAAGCGGGTGGCGTTCCACAGTTTGTTGCAGAAGTTGCGGTAGCCCTCGCAGCGGCTCAGGTCGAAGTTAAGCGTCATCGACATGTTGCTCAGCGACGCGAAAGTGAAGCGCACCGCGTCGGCGCCGTAAGCCGGGATGCCGGTCGGGAAGTTCTTGCGGATGTACTTCTCCGCCTTCTCCTTGTGCGACGCGAGCATCAGGCCAGTGGTGGACTTGGCCACCAGTGGCTCCAGCTCAATGCCATCAAGCAGGTCGATCGGGTCAAGCACATTTCCCTTCGATTTGCTCATCTTGTTGCCTTCGGCGTCGCGCACCATCGCATTGATGTAGACGTCGCGGAAGGGCACTTTGTCAGTAAAGTGCAGCGTCATCATCACCATGCGGGCGACCCAGAAGAAGATGATGTCGTTGCCGGTGACGAGCACGTTGCTCGGCAAATACGCGCTGTCCTTTTCAAAGCGCGCCTGGTCTGGCCAGCCGAGCGTGGTGTGACACACCAGCGCGGAGGAGAACCAGGTGTCGAGCACGTCCGGGTCACGCGTGAGTGGTTTGCCGCCACTCTGCTTCAGTGCATCGGTCTCGCTGCGTGCGACATAAACCTTGCCATCGGCGTCGTACCACGCCGGAATCTGATGCCCCCACCAGAGCTGGCGCGAGATGCACCAGTCCTGGATGTTCTCCAGCCAGTGGTTGTAGGTCTGCGCCCAGTGTTCGGGGAAGAAGCGGATGTCACCCTTCTTCACCGCTTCCAGCGCGCGGCCGGCAAGGCCCTTCTCGTGCTTCGCGGTCGGCTTGCTGGTGGCGACAAACCACTGATCGGTGAGCATCGGTTCGACGATCTGGCCGGTGCGCTCGCACACCGGCACCATGTGCTTGTGCGGCACGGCCTTTTCGAGGAAGCCCTGCGCTTCGAGGTCTCTCAGCACCGCCTTGCGCGCATCGAAACGGTCCATGCCCTGATAGGCCTTGGGGCCGTTCTCGTTGACGTGGGCGTCGAGCGTGAAGATGGTGATCAGCGGCAGGTTGTGCCGCAGCGAGCAGGCGTAGTCGTTGAAGTCGTGGGCACCGGTGATCTTCACGCAGCCGGAGCCGAATTCGCGATCAACGAAATCATCCGCGATGATCGGAATGCTGCGATTCATCAGCGGGATGTCGACCATCTTGCCGATCAGATGCTTGTAACGCTCGTCCTCGGGATGCACCGCGAGAGCGCCGTCGGCCATCATCGTTTCCGGCCGCGTGGTGGCGATGTGCATGCCCCGGACGCCGTCGATCGGGCCGTGCGTGAACGGGTAGAGGATGTGCCACATGTGGCCGTCGCGCTCGACCGATTCCACTTCGAGATCGCTCACGGCGGACTGCAGCACCGGGTCCCAGTTCACCAGGCGCTTTCCGCGGTAGATGAGCCCTTCCTCGAACAGTTTGACGAACGTCTCCACCACGCCTTTCGACATGTGGCTGTCCATCGTGAAGTAGCCCTGGTTGGCGCCGCTGGCATCAGCGAAGCTCCAGTTGGCCGACGCGCCGAGGCGACGCATCTGCCGAGTGATGGTGGAGCCGGATTGCTCCTTCCACTGCCACACGCGTTTGGTAAATTCATCGCGGCCGAGGTCGTGGCGCGAGCTGCCTTGCGCCTGCAACTGCCGCTCCACGACGATCTGCGTGGCGATGCCGGCGTGATCGGTGCCAACGACCCAGTTGGTGTTGTCGCCCTTCATCCGGTGGTAGCGGATCATGGTGTCCATCAGCGTCTGCTGGAAGGCGTGGCCCATGTGCAGCGTGCCAGTCACGTTCGGTGGCGGCAACTGGATGGTGTAGCCCGGCTTCGACGCGTCGCCACTGGGGACGAAATAGCCCGCGCTCTCCCAGACCGGATACCACCTGGATTCAATGGCTTTCGGTTCGAATGACTTGGAGAGGGAATCGAGCGCGCTTTGGGCGGCCGGGCTGTTGGCAGTGGCGGACATGGCGACAAAAACGCCGCGACGGGCGCGGCAGCATTGAATTAGCGGAAGCGAAAATTGTAACCGCGAGAGTTACAGCTTTTCCGTAAAAGCTTTATCCAATAAGGGCGAGATCGCCAATTTTTTCAAAAGTCGATATTTGCCGTTTTACCGCTCGCAGCCCAATTTTAATAAGGATTTCAACAAAAAGCTGCACGCCTCGATGTGCGGTGCGTTGACCGAGCCTGATTGGCAGCGGCGGTTTCAACGCCCTGCCACCCAAGACGCGACTTAACGCCGCTTCGACAACTGCTCGCGCAAACGCGCGATCTCGCCATCCACGGCGCGGGAAACGACGTCGCGCACCTGCGTTGACGTGTCTTCGGCGACCTGATCAGCGATGTCGCGGGCAATGTCGGCCAGCGCCACCGTCAACGACTCACGCAAATGCGTTTTCAGCGAACCGGCAGCATGTAGCTCAAGTTGCTGCATGACCTGGCTGTAGACGCTGTGGCGCATTTCCTCCAGCCGGCTGATCAGCAATGCGTTGAATTGCTCGCGGGCGCTGGCCCCGCTGGCCGTGTTCGGCGCCGCGGCAATGGGCGTGTGTGGCGTTGTATCGCGCAACGCCGGCGGCGGGCCAACGCGTGGCGCAGCATTCGCGCTGGCGGCACTGCCCGGCGCCGCAGACGACGCGGGCACCGATGGAGCGGGCGGCGCCGGTTTACGCACAGTGGGCACAGCAGCTGTTGCCGGCGCCGGCTGCGTGCGGGCAATCGCCGGCGGTGCGGCCAGCGTGGGACGCGGTGCCTCGGTATCGCCAATCTCGATCTCTTCGACAATCAGATCGGTCAGCACCGGCAATTCTTCCGGTACGCGCTGACGCATCATGCGGTCAGCTTGCGCAAGCAGATCTTTGGCGGCGGGCGTGCTCATGCAAACATTATGCGCGCAAAAGTGTCGGTAGAAAGCCCGCGTCTTGGGCTGTCTGCAATGCTGTTGTCATCAGCGTGCTGCCCTGTCGCCAGCGGGCGACGAGACCACCGCGCTAGTTCGCCTGCATCACCGTATGCGTCAGCGGATAGCCGCGTTCTTTGTAGAACTTCCAGCGTTCCCGCCCGGCAGTGGCGCCCTCGTCATCACGTCCGATGATCTCGAACATGCGCTCGAAGCGGGCGAAGAATGGCGGCGGCTCGGTGCCAAGATTGATCAGCACGTCGATCGCGCCGCTGTGCTCGCGCGCGTGGTCGACGATGATCGGCGTCTTCGCCGCATGCGGCGAGGCCAGGTTGACGTGCGGCAGGAACCCTTCGGGCTCCAGTTCCCAGAGCAGCTTGTCCAGCGTTGCGGTGGCGGCGGCATCGGGTGTCACCACCCGCACCCGCCGCCCCTGCGCATAGGCCTTCGCCACCAGCTTCGCGGTCGCCGACAGCGGATTGGCAACGCCGGAGTAGAAGCTGATTTCGGTCATTGCTTCAGCGAGCAGTGAGCATGTAAACGGTGATCGACGCCATACTCACTGCGCATCGCTCACTTTTCGTTGGCCATCACATAGTCAACCAGTGCTGCGACCGGACGACCAGTTGCGCCCTTCTCCTTGCCCGAGCCCTTGTAGGCCACGCCAGCGATGTCGAGATGCGCCCAGTCGTACTTTTTGGTGAAACGCCACAGGAAGCAGGCGGCGGTGATCGCCCCGCCTTCGCGACCGGCCACGTTGGCCATGTCGGCAAAGTTGGAGTTGAGCGCTTCCTGATAGTCCTCCTCCAGCGGCATGCGCCAGAAGCGGTCGTTCATCTTCTTGCCGGCGGCGAGGATGTCATCCGCGAGCTTGTCGTTGCTGGCGAACAAGCCGGCGTTGTGACTGCCCAACGCAACCACACAGGCGCCGGTCAGGGTGGCAATGTCGATCACCGCCTTCGGCTTGAAGCGCTCGGCGTAGGTCAGCGCGTCGCAGAGGATCAGACGGCCTTCGGCATCGGTGTTGAGCACTTCGATGGTCTGCCCGCTCATGCTCTTGAACACGTCACCGGGTTTGGTGGCCTTGCCCGACGGCATGTTTTCGCAGGCGACGACGAGACCGACGATGTTCTGCTTGGGCTTCAGTTCGGCCACCGCTTTCATCACGCCGAACACCGTGCCGGCACCGGACATGTCCCACTTCATGTGGTCCATGTCACCCGCCGGTTTCAGCGAGATGCCGCCGGTATCGAAGGTGACGCCCTTGCCGACAAACACCGTCGGCGCGTCACCCTTCTTGCCGCCGCTGTATTCAAACACGATGAAACGTGGCGGCTCTTCACTGCCGTTGGTCACCGAAAGGAACGAGCCCATGCCCAGTTTTTCGATCGCCTTGCGATCCATCACAGTCACCTTGAGGCCGTGCGACTTGGCGAGCTTCTTCGCTTCGTCGCCCAGGCGTGTCGGCGTGCAGTGATTGGCCGGCAGATTGCCGAGGTATTTGGTGAACTCGATGCCGTGCGTCATCGCCACTGCGTTCTTGAGCGCCGCCGGTGCGGCCTTGGCCGCAGCCTCCGGCATGCCGAAGCGCACGCGCTTGAGGGCAGGTTTCGGCTTGGTGCTGGTGCCCTTGGTTTCATCAAAGCGGTAGGTCGCGTCGGAGACACCCAGCACCATCTGCTGCATGGCATCAACGGCACCTTCTGCCAGCGGGAATACCGTCAGCTCGGCCTGCTCCAGCTCAACTGCACACGCTGCCAGGGCGCGGCCCGTCGCACGCGCGTCCTTGGCGCTCAGCGCGTTGCCACTGCCAGCACCGTAGACGACAACGCGGGCGGCACTCACACCTGTCAGATTGAACAGCGGCAGCACCGCGCCGGCGCGCCCGGCAAACGACGCGGCTTTCACCGCCGCAGCCAGCGCACCCTTGCTGGCCTTGTCGATGTCCTGCGCCGCCCAGGAGAGCTTCTGGCCCTCGTGTACGGCAACCGCGACGACATCGGTCTTGGTATTGGACGGATGGTCGGCGCGCAGCGAAAAGTCGATCATGGTTCGATCTTCCTTATTACAAAAATGGTTCAGTAGGTAAACTCTGCAATTATCGCCAAAGCGCCCGCGCGCTCCGCCGCCCCCCCATGATCTTCCGACGCGCCCTGCTGCGCGAGCTGACCACCAACGCGATCTATGTCTTCGTGGTGCTGGTGGCTATCCTTGTCACGCAATTCCTGATCAAGCTGATCGGCGCAGCCTCCGCTGGTTCGTTGCCGACCGATGGTCTGATTCCGCTGGTGGGCTTTCGCCTGATCTCGCAGCTGCCGCCGCTGATCGTGATCGCCATGTTCGTGTCGATCCTGCTGACGCTTTCCCGCGGGTGGCGCGACAGTGAGATGGCGATCTGGATGTCGAGCGGGCAAAGCCTGCTCTCCTGGGTGCGGCCGGTACTCACTTTCGCGTTGCCGATGCTGGTGATCGCGATGGTGCTGTCGACCGTGCTGTCGCCATGGGCCGAGCGGCGCTCGATTGAGTACCGGCGGATTCTCGAGGCGCGCGACGAGCTGTCGGTGCTTGCCCCGGGACTCTTTCAGGAACTGCGCAAGACCAAGCAGGTGTACTTCGTTGAAGGTGTCAACCTGATCGACGGCACCATCAAGAACGTCTTTGTGTTTGCCGACGACCCCAATGGGCAGTGGCTGGTGCGTGCGTTGCAAGGCTTTCTCTACCAGGACAAGACCGGTGACCGCTACGTGATCCTCGAAAAGGGCAATCGCGTAAAGCACACCAGCGCACAGGCGGGGCCCAACGAGTACGAATTTGCCAGTTTTGATCGCTACGGCATTCGCATGACGGGCAACGAGGTCAAGGATGATCCGCTGGAAGAACGCGCCAAGGACACCATTGCCTTGCTCCAGGAGGGCACGCCATCGGGCCTCGGTCAGGTGTTTTACCGGCTTTCCGTCCCCATCGCGGGTATCGCGCTGGCGCTACTGGCAATCCCGCTGGCATACGTCAATCCGCGGCTGGGGCGGTCGATCAATCTGATCATCGCGATCCTGCTGCTGATGATCTCGCTGAACGTGATGAACATCATTCAGGCGCAGATTGACCAGCAGCGCATCGGGCTGATCGCAGCCCTGCTGGTCTTTCATCTGTCGCTGGCAGCCATCGTTGCCGGCGTCTTCTACTATCGGTACCGGGGTGCGGTGTTCATCTGGCGCAGCCGCACGCAAGCCACGACCACCGACCACGGAAGCGCGGCATGAAAACGCTGAGCCGCTACCTGGCAAAGGAAGTCGCCGCCTCTACGCTGCTGGTATTGGCGGCGCTGCTGATGCTATGGGTGTTTTACGACCTGCTCGCCGAACTGGGCTCGCTGCGCGCATTGAATGCCGCGCAGTTTCTGGTGCTGGTGGCGGCAACCATCCCCGGTCACCTTTATGAACTGTTGCCGGTGGCTGCGCTGATCGGTACCCTGTTCGCACTGGCACAACTGGCCAGCAACAGCGAGTATGGCGTCATGCGTACGTCCGGCGTGTCGGTGCTGCAGGTGGCCATGGTGCTGTTCGGTGTCAGTCTGGTTGTCGCCGGCGCTGTATTCGTGATTGGTGAATATGTGGTGCCTCGCGCCGAGCAGCTGGTGTTGCGCGTGCGCGCGTTTGCCGGCGCTCGCCCCTACGTCGCACGTGCCTTTGAATCTGGGTTCTGGTTCAAGGACGGCAACACATTCATCAACATCGGCAGCGTGCTGCCGGATGGATCGTTGCGCAAGGTACGCGTGTTCGAGTATCGCGACGCCACGCATCTCGGGCGAACCATGACTGCC
This is a stretch of genomic DNA from Casimicrobium huifangae. It encodes these proteins:
- a CDS encoding valine--tRNA ligase; the protein is MSATANSPAAQSALDSLSKSFEPKAIESRWYPVWESAGYFVPSGDASKPGYTIQLPPPNVTGTLHMGHAFQQTLMDTMIRYHRMKGDNTNWVVGTDHAGIATQIVVERQLQAQGSSRHDLGRDEFTKRVWQWKEQSGSTITRQMRRLGASANWSFADASGANQGYFTMDSHMSKGVVETFVKLFEEGLIYRGKRLVNWDPVLQSAVSDLEVESVERDGHMWHILYPFTHGPIDGVRGMHIATTRPETMMADGALAVHPEDERYKHLIGKMVDIPLMNRSIPIIADDFVDREFGSGCVKITGAHDFNDYACSLRHNLPLITIFTLDAHVNENGPKAYQGMDRFDARKAVLRDLEAQGFLEKAVPHKHMVPVCERTGQIVEPMLTDQWFVATSKPTAKHEKGLAGRALEAVKKGDIRFFPEHWAQTYNHWLENIQDWCISRQLWWGHQIPAWYDADGKVYVARSETDALKQSGGKPLTRDPDVLDTWFSSALVCHTTLGWPDQARFEKDSAYLPSNVLVTGNDIIFFWVARMVMMTLHFTDKVPFRDVYINAMVRDAEGNKMSKSKGNVLDPIDLLDGIELEPLVAKSTTGLMLASHKEKAEKYIRKNFPTGIPAYGADAVRFTFASLSNMSMTLNFDLSRCEGYRNFCNKLWNATRFVLMNVEGKDCGIDGGEQSLSFVDRWLLGRLQIAKRDIAEGLDSYRFDFAAKALYEFVWDEYCDWYVECAKVQITDADKAGNAAAARGTRSVLVRELEATLRLAHPIMPFISEELWQKVAPLAGKSGASISTQPFPKYGAERISAEANAKMAVLKELVTSCRTLRSTMKISPAERVPLIATGDAVTLREFAPYLAALAKLSEVRIVDALPANDAPVQVVGDFRLMLEIKVDPVAERARLDKEIARLTAEVTKATAKLGNPAFADKAPAAVVAQEKERLAGFSATLEKITAQRKNLG
- a CDS encoding DNA polymerase III subunit chi; this translates as MTEISFYSGVANPLSATAKLVAKAYAQGRRVRVVTPDAAATATLDKLLWELEPEGFLPHVNLASPHAAKTPIIVDHAREHSGAIDVLINLGTEPPPFFARFERMFEIIGRDDEGATAGRERWKFYKERGYPLTHTVMQAN
- a CDS encoding leucyl aminopeptidase translates to MIDFSLRADHPSNTKTDVVAVAVHEGQKLSWAAQDIDKASKGALAAAVKAASFAGRAGAVLPLFNLTGVSAARVVVYGAGSGNALSAKDARATGRALAACAVELEQAELTVFPLAEGAVDAMQQMVLGVSDATYRFDETKGTSTKPKPALKRVRFGMPEAAAKAAPAALKNAVAMTHGIEFTKYLGNLPANHCTPTRLGDEAKKLAKSHGLKVTVMDRKAIEKLGMGSFLSVTNGSEEPPRFIVFEYSGGKKGDAPTVFVGKGVTFDTGGISLKPAGDMDHMKWDMSGAGTVFGVMKAVAELKPKQNIVGLVVACENMPSGKATKPGDVFKSMSGQTIEVLNTDAEGRLILCDALTYAERFKPKAVIDIATLTGACVVALGSHNAGLFASNDKLADDILAAGKKMNDRFWRMPLEEDYQEALNSNFADMANVAGREGGAITAACFLWRFTKKYDWAHLDIAGVAYKGSGKEKGATGRPVAALVDYVMANEK
- the lptF gene encoding LPS export ABC transporter permease LptF, with the translated sequence MIFRRALLRELTTNAIYVFVVLVAILVTQFLIKLIGAASAGSLPTDGLIPLVGFRLISQLPPLIVIAMFVSILLTLSRGWRDSEMAIWMSSGQSLLSWVRPVLTFALPMLVIAMVLSTVLSPWAERRSIEYRRILEARDELSVLAPGLFQELRKTKQVYFVEGVNLIDGTIKNVFVFADDPNGQWLVRALQGFLYQDKTGDRYVILEKGNRVKHTSAQAGPNEYEFASFDRYGIRMTGNEVKDDPLEERAKDTIALLQEGTPSGLGQVFYRLSVPIAGIALALLAIPLAYVNPRLGRSINLIIAILLLMISLNVMNIIQAQIDQQRIGLIAALLVFHLSLAAIVAGVFYYRYRGAVFIWRSRTQATTTDHGSAA
- the lptG gene encoding LPS export ABC transporter permease LptG, which encodes MKTLSRYLAKEVAASTLLVLAALLMLWVFYDLLAELGSLRALNAAQFLVLVAATIPGHLYELLPVAALIGTLFALAQLASNSEYGVMRTSGVSVLQVAMVLFGVSLVVAGAVFVIGEYVVPRAEQLVLRVRAFAGARPYVARAFESGFWFKDGNTFINIGSVLPDGSLRKVRVFEYRDATHLGRTMTAEAATFLGGQQWTLDRVTETSFGREVTVSQSDKAEWRSVLTPNMLSVLQVEPGRLSISGLWEYIAHLQANRQDSRRFEVALWGKFFYPLATCVLVLLALPFAQIQQRAGGVGMRIFVGILLGLVFIVFNRLFSYLALLHEWPPFLGAMLPGLIFLSAATAMIYRLERR